GAAACTGATATCCACAGAAAAGTTTGGACTCATTTGCATCTGGAGGTTAATTCCATACCCAAAATATTATGACCTGCTAAAGCTAGTCACGAGATGAATAAATccctgttttcttatttttgtcatCATCTTGACTGCGAGCCTGgctaatttttttcttttactttgtaaaacactttgcatTTACTCTCTAATTTAAACTGTGCTGTGTAAATAAAGCTGCCTTTCCTTTCCAAACAAAATCTGCATTACCAACCCAGTCTCATTCCCAGCGTGACAAATGAAGTGGTATTAAGACCAAGAAAAGTCCACCTATGGAGGAGGTTGTACTGGTTGGATGGGTCaagcacaggactttcacccaggagcagGAGTTTGTGTCGTGTGTGAAACCAGAAGTGGAGGCTGACTTCTTCTGTAAGTCAATTATGTAATGTACCTAACCTAACATACATGAGTCACATACATAACTAATATACTTATTTTAAACCAAActatgatcttttcctaaacctaaccaaagtgCGAACCTTTCACAACATCAATCACATGTTAGTTATTGTTCTGAGAGaggtttattttgaaagtctaaccagACATTACTAACTCGATGTTGCATATTCACTATTGCTAACTTCACTGTGAAGGCCTGCACATTGACAAATGACATTAAAGGGGTACCCAGTGAATTCAAAAGTGACACCAGGGGGTCCTGACCAAGTGTCAGTATGTGACAAGTTGGAAGTGACAATGTGTTGACATTACAAGAGGTTACTTTTTGATACCCAAAATGATTTTGGTGGAGCATTCCTCTAAAGTTTGGATCAATGTCAAGAACTTAGTAAAGAACTTACTCACTAAATGGAAAGcataatgatgatgacaaagaAGTAGCTAGATCATAATCCGGATCataaaatctttattttatgATCTGGATTTCTCAATTTATTAGATGTTGTTAAATGGAAAGATGTCACAAGGACTGTGATGAGTGCGTGATACACTGCAGGTCACTGATACGGTATGAAAGGTTGGAGGACAGAACTAACTGATAAGTTACTGTcttatcagtgtgttttcatactTGTTAATAATCCCAAATCTTATCCTGGATTTATCTGTGCCCATTATATAATGGGTCTTGGGAtcagcatgaataaaacagcaaGGTTgttataaaacacagagaaaagtgcGAATAGACATCTTCAGATGTGCCTTTCATCAGcaagttttaaatgaaaaaaaaaaaaggcagacatTCTCACCCAGAAGCGGATCAGTAATATCATCTCCCTTATTTGCTGCAGCCTATAGAGCCTTAAACTGCTCTTAGCTCAGCAGGAACAGTCACAGCTAAAAATGAGCTTTGCTAAATGATACCTTGTTTTAGACATATGAagaaagtatttaaaaaaaaaaagataactcTTTATTAATCCAACAGCATGGAAATTAGCAGTATTGCAGCAGCCAAGGGGCAAGGTatgacaaataaagaaacaataTAACAGGTAAAACAGACAGTGGTTGAattcacattattgcacattGCTTAAGTGTTAGTATTGCACAGTTTAGTATAGCTGATATTGCACATGAGTGAATTAATCAGTTTGGGTACCAGATGCAGTGTTGATagtaaagtctgacagcagcaggaaggaaagaCCTGCAGTATCTCTCTCCCCACTTCAAACGCTGTGgctgaagcagcctgtcactgaaggagctgctgttcATATTCTCCACCAGGCATGATGGCTTAGCCATCACCCGTctttctcccaccacctccaccgtGTGGAGGGAGTATCCCAGgtcagagctggccttcttaaCCAGTCTGTTAAGTCTCTGTCAGCAGTTGAAATACTGCTGCCCCAGCAGATCATACATAGAAAGATGGTCCTTTCCAGATGAGAGATGGATCTATGTAGGAGGTAGATGACACTGCTATCTGTAGAGTCTACAGAGTGCAGACTCTTTGGCACAGGGACCACccaggatgtcttccacagctATGAGGCTCTccccagcttcaggctcaggTGGAACATGTCCTTAACacagatatagatatagatgaTATAGATATACGTATGCATGCGATACATATATTTGGACACCCAGAGATTGGAAGCCTGCACAACAATTCTCCAAGTTGCTGTCACAGCTAAAGAGGTCCCTCctttcctttaatttgaatttgaaattaTTTCTTATCTACAAAGACGTGACCTCATTAAATCTGACTTCACCCTCGTCATTGCCCCATCTGACACTGGAGGCATGCATCACTGCTTGCAATATGTTGTAGTGGATGTAAAGCCACCAAAAATTCAACCTGGACAACTTTGGGCTTATGTTCTTTCAGGGTAAAGGATGCCCTACTGAGACCTGTCTCCATTGATAATGCTGTGGTGGTGCCGACTCTTATTCCTATGGAACGAGTGCTTTTACAATTTTTGCAGCCACCTAGCTCTTGTTGCTGCAGAGGTTGAATGGTTGACTGCAGGCCCATTTGGAAAGTCCAAAGTGCTAAATTACTAATGCAATTGAATCAAGTTTTTAAGTTCAATAGTTACGGTAGAAAGGCTGAGACAATAATTGTCTATTGACAGAAAACTCAGATTCAGATCTGCCAGTCTCATTTTCATATATTGACAAAAGTTCAATCCATGCTCTAAATTGAATGGAAATCCATCGGTGAATTTTTAAGAGAAAGGAATAGACAAACTAACATGGGTGAAAAGTAACTTTTTAGGGAGATTGAATCCCAAAGACACAGACGAGAAAACCACCAGTCCTCCTCAGCTGGTAACAAACCTACTGCTCCATTTTCTGTCTATTGATCCATGTCAGACAGAATGAAAGTGCACAGTCTGCTTTATGGTTCAGCCATAAACCAGTGTATATAAACCTGGAGGTGACTGAGAGTGGACTCAGCAGGGAGCGACTGTAAGGGTGAGTGCTGTTCAGTCTCTTTTCAccttcagtcagtcagactcAGGACAGTCATTGATGATCATGATCAAGTGGCAATCATCTCTACTAATCaatttgttttcagtggtgaTAGTGCTACTCTTGCATAatttccagttttgttttgtaaagaTCTGTCAGATAAAGTCTTGGCTTTATCAAATGTCACCTGGAGAGAATCTACCATTTAAATGTCTCCTGGTGTGGttatttaaacatattttacTTTACTTGACTTAATCATAGTTAATTATAGTAAAATGTGTCCTCTTCTATATACTTCTTAATAACCCACTGGGAATGAATAAAGTTGTTGATTTCAATTGAATGAACCGAAGTAATGcaacaatataataaaatatgaataatacatTATTGTTTGTTAGATGTCAGAACTCTAAATCatttcagaagaaaatgaaCAACTCCTTAAAGGTTTATTTCTCACATATACAAGTAATATCTGTTGTGAAATACAATGTGGCGTCATATTAAGGCTGTGCCAAAACAAAAGatttaatataataaaatgtacatatgtcaCAAGCACATATATGCTAATATACTGGTAACAATAGTATTATGATATTGATGTTTTTACTGAAGTTGTGCATCATCCTGACaccttttcttaaaaaaatgcAGTCGATATTTATGTGGATTTTGAATCCTTACAGTAAATTCCAAATGGACATAAACAAGTCCTTTAAACCTTTGGTATTCAATGACGATTTAAGGGTGTTGTGTTGTTTAACACTGGTGTGTGCTTATGTACACTGTAACAGGGACAGAGGTTATAGATAATCTGTAACTTGTTGATAGATACTTGCAATTGCAAATTACGgattgtgtgtatttgttatttgGATGAACATGGTTTTGTGTTCAGCCCAAAGGAAATGATGGAAAATCCTCTCTGTCTATAATTCAGATCTTTCAGGATAAAATGGACAAAGTGTTTGGATTTTTGATAACTGCTCTTTTCTGTTTAAAAGGGTGAAATATCCTGAAAAAAACTCACAAAGGTATTTCACAGGTTGagtttaaagttttaaaaacattttgtgtttcatcCTTAGAtgaagctgtcagtgttgttgctgctggccCTGCTGGGTCTGTCCTCAGCCAGTCTGAAGGACATTGTGGAAAAGAGCTCAAAGCACAGAAAAGGTaaacatttcatattcatgTGACGTAAAGAGATTTAGATACCAATAGTAGCTTTGTGTTGCACCCATAGTACAGTATATGAAAAATGCAGTGTGATTTATTATGGAAACTttatgtctgtctctgttacaCAGTTTCCTTACTGAACCCAGAGCTGGGGGACCTGGTGCCTGAATCCACTGGTAACAATGTGGTGTCAGCTCCTCTGACTCATGCTGACTTGGAACAGCAGGAGACTCTACCTTCCTCGTCCGTTTTCGGTGATAATGTTAACCTGGAGTGGCTGAAGTGGGGCGGCTCTCTGCCCAATGGAGCTGTTGCAATCTACAACAGTTACACCGAGCGCACCGACTACGTCTGCAAGTACAAGTGCGAGGCTGGTTTCTACAACCCAAGCCTGGGCCCATACTGCCGCTACCCCTACGGAGACAGCGAGTATTATGCCCCCGAGTTTGAGATCCTGGCCAACAAAGACAACTTTGAGTTCCTGGAGTGGAAGGAAGGTTCCTATGGTTCAGTGCCCCAACATTCAGTCAAGACCTGCCCAGGGGTTGGTATCTATGTTGGGAAGAACAAGTATGGTCTTGGGAAGGTTGTCCCTCAGTTTGAAGCCTTCTTCCTGCCTTGGGAAGGTGATGAGTATTGGTACAAGAGTTATGAGGTCCTGGCCATCAACAGGGATGCCTACACCCagcacatctctgatgtcaagTATGCCATCGATGAGGTCGCCATCTTCCAGTATCCACCTGAGACCATGCGCATCTCTGGGGTCACCAACAACGAATGTCAGACAGTGGTAAAGACAGTCACCatctcaaagtccacagaggtGGAGACCACCTGGAACATCGGCCGAGCCACCATGCTGGGTATCACAGGCAGCATCACAGCTGAAATCCCCTTCATCGGTTCTGGTGGCATTGAGCTAGGCGGTGAGAAGACGTTCCAGTTCTCCAAGGGAACCACTCTGGTGGAGGAACTcagtcacactgtgtctgtggagCTCACCGTCCCACCAAACCACTCCTGCAGAGTCCGTATGGAGGGACGCAAGATGAAAGCTGACATCCCCTACACAGCTCGCCTCAGCCGCACCTACCGCAATGGAGAGACCCAGTGGACAAATATCTTGGGGACATACGACGGAGTCCAGATTGGAGAAGTCCGGGCTGTGGTGGACCGCTGCGAACCTGTGGCTGACGCCCAGCCTTGCCCCTGAAAGACTGACATAAAGGACGCCAAAAGATATTTTTGTACAACATCTGATGTTTGTGATATTGAAAGCAAATTATGTGTCACAATAAAAACTAACACTGTGCACGTGTGGTAAATCAAAAATATCTCTTGTGTGTGCTGGTGTCAAAAAGAAAACTTTACATgttgaaaatacatttgaaaataaaatcaaatggtCCTTtaaccttttcttctcttctcaccATTCTCTTCTCAGACTCTCTGTCACTTTACCAGCACATGAAGCTGATGAAATAGTGCTCTTTATGATTTCACATTGcaacacacaacatacacaaacatcaGAGCAATTAGGTACATTTACCCAGCACTCAGTTTCTGTGAATTTACTGGAGCAATTTAATTCATCTATGCAAATAGACATTTTCCATACAAAGAAAATGCATGCCGAACTGTTACTAGTTTGATGCCATGAAAGGGATCTTTATGATCTAGAGCATTTTTTATAAATTATAAACATTTTAGTTTATAATCATGAAATTTTTAGGAAACAGTAATTATTACTCATATTAATTAAGTAATATTACTTATTTTAGTTGGGATGAatttgagcaaggcacttaacTCCTAACCACAAGGGGCATTGGGCTGTGGCAACCCCTCTGACATCTCCCCACAGTTGTACGTATAGGCATctctgtgtacgtgtgtgtcatAAAGTACTAATCAAAGTGTAAAGAAGAATTTAGATGAGTATGACCATCACTGATGTTATAAATATTCTTATGCATATATTTAATTCCAGGTTTCATCCTATATATATTCCCCAGTTAGATCTCTATGGGGATGGCAATGGTAGTCCTTTGTCCACCATTTTAGTCCACATCAAAATATCTCAGAAACTGTTGATGTCATTAACtgtggttcagacattcatgttacCCTCAGGTTGAATTTAAGCTTTGAAGCTCTTTTTCATCTAGTACCACCATCACATCAAAATAGTaatttggtttatgaccaaatgcttgtaaaaataatgatattcccatcagccctgGCCGAAATTACAAATTAGCtaaattttagcatgctaacacactaacctaagatggtgaacatagtgaGCATTTTGTCTGCTTGATATCAGCATGTTGGCATTATCAGTGTGACCATGTTAGCTTTCCAACATGAGTGGTTTGCTTAAAACACCGCAGTGTCTacgtacagcctcacagagctgatggCGTAGCTGCAGACTGCTTTCTAGAGGTTATTTTTGTTAGACATAATGCTCCtacagtaaattaaaaaagaagGACAATACTGATAGCTTTCCCACCCACAAATTGATATTTCAATATACAGCTTTGACACTGAATATAGTAACTTTTTCCTTTGAAACTGCAAATCACTCAAGACTTTCAGACCTTTGTATGAGGAAAACCTGCCTGGTTTCACATATCCAGTCAGCCTCTGCTGTGTGGAAAATGAGATGGTCAGAgaataaaactacaaaaatTGTGAATCAGACTGAATCACTGCTTGTCACACTCACTGTATATCTCCGAATAATACGCTGAAACTGAATAACGTAATATAAAGTTCTCGTGTTGCGTGAATGACGAGTTCTTTACAAGCATTCACACTCAGCTGAATGCTGAGGCAGCTGAAGGCAAGAAACAGTGAAGttttgtcagtgtcagtgtttgtcaatTGACCTTTACATAACCTTGTTTCACACAGAGGCCACATTCAGGtcgaaataaataaattgataATAACTTTCTGTCTCAAGGACATACACATATAGCCATGACATCAGCGATTTTCAATGACAGAACAATGTCCATGTTGAGCGGTCTCTCCTCTGGTTTAATCTTGGCAGCTAGCAGCATTACGCAACAAGGACCTTCTTAATCAGTGACCCACTATTACAGGGGATCTAATCACTACGTTCCCAGCCTGATCTTATCTAAACATACAGTATCTTGTCATCGATGGAGAAAGAGCGCCACAGCACTTTGGACATCATGCAATCCTCTATCGGCCAGTAGATACGGGACATTAAATCCAGGCAAATTTATTTATGAAGCACTTTTAACAGTCTCATCAAAGAGTAAATTTACAGAAAGAGGAGTGGGAGGGTTGTTCTGTAagcagggatcaataaagaatcCTGTTATCATTATCAGCACGAATACTCTGTTTACactcctgcagagctgcaggtaGATAGTTTCAAGTCAAGGACAAAGCAGCTGGTTCTGGGTGGTGGGGAGATGGTggtcaaaacaaaaataagactAGATAAGAATagatctgaacacacactcatctaATTCTTCAGCTGTATATTCAGCTAACCTAAGATGTAGAATTTAGGTTAAATAAGTTGGCTGTCAGGTTGGCTGGAGAGGGTGAAACCTGGAGTCTGACTTCTCAGTTTGATGCCTCAAAATGAGCAATTTCCAGCACATCTGTAGTGTAGCTGTATGTTTTCAGAGAGGCAGTAACTTACTAATTATAAGGTTTAGGTGTACTAGCCAGCTCACATATGCTGTAC
This Chaetodon auriga isolate fChaAug3 chromosome 5, fChaAug3.hap1, whole genome shotgun sequence DNA region includes the following protein-coding sequences:
- the LOC143320657 gene encoding LOW QUALITY PROTEIN: natterin-3-like (The sequence of the model RefSeq protein was modified relative to this genomic sequence to represent the inferred CDS: substituted 1 base at 1 genomic stop codon), producing the protein MKLSVLLLLALLGLSSASLKDIVEKSSKHRKVSLLNPELGDLVPESTGNNVVSAPLTHADLEQQETLPSSSVFGDNVNLEWLKWGGSLPNGAVAIYNSYTERTDYVCKYKCEAGFYNPSLGPYCRYPYGDSEYYAPEFEILANKDNFEFLEWKEGSYGSVPQHSVKTCPGVGIYVGKNKYGLGKVVPQFEAFFLPWEGDEYWYKSYEVLAINRDAYTQHISDVKYAIDEVAIFQYPPETMRISGVTNNECQTVVKTVTISKSTEVETTWNIGRATMLGITGSITAEIPFIGSGGIELGGEKTFQFSKGTTLVEELSHTVSVELTVPPNHSCRVRMEGRKMKADIPYTARLSRTYRNGETQWTNILGTYDGVQIGEVRAVVDRCEPVADAQPCPXKTDIKDAKRYFYSLSLYQHMKLMK